Below is a genomic region from Pleuronectes platessa chromosome 18, fPlePla1.1, whole genome shotgun sequence.
ACATGATGTGATGTGGAGACATTATTAGCTAGACATTCAAACATTACACTGTCAGTGCTTTTCAGTTTAACTTATATATTGAACCCGTGCGATGCCTATAAGGTATGTTATTCAGTGTACActactgacatctagtggtcagttttttcattataaccatattgacaaaaaaaaattggttgaaTAATACATAGTTTGTTATTGTATAATAGCAGTAATTGTAGCTATTGAAATAATCTAGGGGTGTAAATATAGGCACATAATGTGTTATATTTAAAAGGGAGCATCTATGTTAGGGGcacaatattttatatatatatatatatatatatatataggacgTGTTAAAGACCAGCAGTTGATTTATCACAAAAATTGAATCATGACTTGACACTTGTAATATAAGGTTATATGATAACgtgtgtgcttttattttggaaggCAGGAAGCTGAAGAGAAGAGCCGGAAGTGCTTTACCGTGTCAGCATGTAGCATCCCTCTGGTTCTCAGGGCTGCCGGTCTGTAAGCAACATTAGCTTCCGTTAGCTTAATAAGCTCATCGCATAAACAAGTAACGGCGACCAGCCTCGTTCATGGACCGGAGCCCCCGCTGACTCTCCCCGCTGCCTAGCTGCGAACATGGCGGCCAACCCTCCGGGACCAGGCTTTCCGAACAAGGCCCGCGTTGCCATCCTGGCGGAGCTGGACAAGGAGAAGAGGCGGCTGCTGCAGAGCGGGTCCATGAACAGCCCCGGAGCCAACATCGCGCTGTCGTCCAGACCGAGCCTGAAGGACGCGAGGGACTGCGCCGAGCAGCAGCACATCGCCGCCCAGCAGAAGGCGGCCCTGCAGCACGCACACGGACACTCGTCCGGCTTCTTCATCACTCAGGACTCCTCGTTCGGGAACCTCATCCTCCCGGTGCTCCCGCGCCTGGATCCCGAAACCTGACTCTCCATCCTCGCGACAAACACTGACCCGACCCGGGCCTCTTGGACCCTGGGGGGAAAACTCCCTTTGTTTTGTTACTCTTTTATACgatgtgtgtcctgtgtgtgattTAGTGTGATTAAAACGAGGCTTTTGAACGCATCATCAGTGTTACTCTATCTGATGAGGCGCAGAAATGAAATGTGGGTCCTCAGTCATATTTCCTATTTATTTCACTAATGAAGACGGATGAACAGGGCGATCAGTCATCAACCATTTAGTGTAATAACACTTGATGGGTTGTAACGGTTGTTACAAGGGGgattgtttattctgtgttaaAAAGTGTGAATTGCTTATAAACACTTTCAAACAACAGCACTACCAGAGAAAATGTAGTATATGACCTTAATTCTATCTCATTGGTACTTTTATTGGTGTCGCAATACACATACTccaaaatagatagatagattgattgatgaaTACTTCTAATTGATTAATCCCAAAGGAAACATTTAATACTTTTTTGTCATTGTCACGTTTTTATACTTTtgacggaggagagagagagagggaaagacaaaaaagaaatttaaatttttttattttatttatatgtgttgATATAGATGTTGATGGTGTATGGCAGGTGGAGTGTGCAGAGGTAGAAGTTGACTCCAGGGGATAGAGCCCTTGAGGGGGATATTTGTACTGTTGTACAGTAATTCAGGGCTGCCCCCTCCCCAAACCACAACCCTGTCTCCCAACCTGAACCTTACTGTTAACATATATTATATCCAAACCCAGAGCCACTCATTATCTATAAGGGCATTTATTGAATTACTTATTGACACAGGCTGTTTCAGTCCATCATTATCTACCTACAGATTATGTCAGCTCGATCAAGCTCGTAATTATCTGCTGTTTACCGCTATGCTTTCCACCAGCAGAAAGCATTATggtaaaatatatacatatcatTGAATTACCTGTTTGGGGTCCAGTCGAATGATGTTTAACATGTTTTCGTATGAATGTGTGGCATCTTGGGGAATTTATCAATTTCAAAGAATCCAGGAAAATAGACAGTTAATATAATAATTGGGCGTTTTTTGCACAAAACTATTTAGCAAGTACAATCAATAGATATTTAttgctaaacacacacacatatatataaataaacaataaaatgtttcaTAAGGGAACATAATTCAGACTCATTATTTAATTGCGTGGGAATGGTTTTCAAAGTATATAATTGTGATTTGGCTGTCTTCTACAATCTCAcagattttaaatataatttaaatacatttaagaaaaaagaaaaattcggTGATGATTGGATAATCCTCTTCTTTGTTAGATATTATTTACATTACAACAGAGTTAATCATTTTGTTGTGTAAAATTACACCAAATGTAATATTATCTTTAGACATAGAAGCTGGGAATGATATCATCTTTTGTTGGATCCATCTGTGGACATCAACACAGAATGAATGTAACAGAAAATATTCTCGGTCGTTTCGATAATTAGTCATTAATTAGTCATAATAAGTAACAATCGCTCATAACTTAATTTGGCATTCCACACATTTTGATCCAGACTTTTTACCGGttggtggcggtaatgcacaAACATAGATGATCGTCACTCGGTTGCTTCTCCCTGAATCCCACAGTGAATCGATAGCAGAGCATCAGTTCTCGCTGACGCAAGACTCGTCCAACCGCTGGTCAACCACCCTGCCGGCGGCTCACACGTCCCGTTGGAAGAAATCCTGTCCTGAGGTCAGTCAGCAGTTTGATCCCTGAGTCTTTGTGGTGAACTGACGTCACACGAGCTGTAAGTGTAGCCACTGAACAAGGCGCAGCTTTAACCGGAGCTCGGTGACGTTAGCTGCACATGGTTTGGTCGCTAGTTAGCCGCTTAGCTTTAGCTTGAGTGTTGATTCATCACCAGCGTGACGTTACCCTGAAAGTCCAGCTCAGTTCAGGGCTAACGTCAGGCGGAATGCGGGGAGAATGCTAACGCCCACCCTCGCTCAGCTTGCATGTACCTGTGTGTAAACAGTCGTGTCAGTGGGTGTTACCGTGTGGTTTCTGTCATTGGGCTTTAATAAGGACATTCATCTGGAGGGATTTGATTAAATGTGACCCAGAGACTCTCAATGAAgtgaatctgctgctgctgctgtttatcaCACCACTTCTTGACCTGCTGTCCTCTCTGTGTTCCCAGTCAGAAGAGCCAGCACCATGGCAGATCAGCTGAGTCCAGATGAGAAGTTCGACCTCATCTCGAGGAACCTTCAGGTGAGGAAGACAAACCATCACACGCATACTCCcagaccctgttcagacctggttttTAAATCCATCCTGAGACATCCGATCCACAGTGGTCGGTTGCACGTGCAGGTCTGATCACACCCAGAATCCGTCCTAGAGGTGTCCTGACATGTGATCACTGAGATCTCATTCTcaacccctaaccctaatcaccacataatgactggtatttaaaaaaaaaagattattcgCATGtcaataccaggtctgaataCGGCCACGCTGACTGAAGTCCACCTGCCACTCTCTGTCTCATGGatctctgattgtgtgtgtttttgtttgttgtgcactgcaggaggTCCTTGGAGAGGAGAAGCTGAAGCAGGTTCTTCAGGAGAGGGAGCTGAAAGTTTACTGGGGAACAGCAACCACAGGAAAACCCCATATCGCTTACTTCGTCCCCATGTCCAAGATCGCAGACTTCCTCAAGGCGGGCTGTGAGGTGGATACGCTGCACTGAGCAGCTTGTCTTTCATCCAGAATATAATTTaatctgtgtttacattttacagcagctcacaaatctacttttgttttgtttttcttttcctcaggtCACCATTCTCTTCGCAGACTTGCATGCCTTCCTCGACAACATGAAGGCACCCTgggagctgctggagctcagGGTGAAGTACTACGAACAGGTCATCAAGGCCATGCTGGAGAGCATCGGCGTGCCTCTGGATAATCTCAAGTTTGTCAAAGGAACGGACTTCCAGCTCAGCAGGTCAGTTGTGTAGACGCTGCTCCCACCCAGACTGTCCTGACATTTGTTTAATATTACATTCAGTGAAATAGTCTCAGACGCTCCATCCTACACACTTTGTGTTCATGTTTATCAGAGAGTACACTCTGGATGTGTACCGCCTGTCCTCCATGGTGACAGAGCATGATGCTAAGAAGGCCGGAGCTGAGGTTGTCAAACAGGTGGAGCATCCTATGCTGAGTGGACTTCTGTACCCTGGACTGCAGGTAACAACACATTCTTAAACCAACTGACAAATGAAACAGCAAATACTTATGGAATCTCACCACAGGGTTTATTTAGGTTAATGTTTgttgttaaatgtaaatgtgacgCGTTTCTCTCGTCAGGCTCTGGATGAGGAGTACCTGAAGGTGGACGCCCAGTTTGGAGGAGTGGACCAGAGGAAGATTTTCACCCTGGCAGAGAAGGTGACATCtccctccacacagacacatttagtTTAACCGCCCTGTTTTTCCTCCATTACTCACACTTCTTACTGAAGCCAGACCGAAATCGATGCCGATACTGATAATaaggaataaaacaaatttgCCTTTCTTACTATACTAAAACActtgtgaaaaataaatataattgaaGTTCAGTTTAACCATTTCTTTAtgataaatgattaaataaaaaagaaaactgcaattGTTGATATCACAAGGACAAGAGCTCATGAAACAGTCTGAATAAGGTCTTTAAAatctaaagtgttttttttctgtctccagtACTTGCCGTCTCTCGGTTATACTAAACGGGCACATCTGATGAACCCGATGGTACCGGGACTGACAGGAGCCAAGATGAGCTCTTCAGAAGATGTAAGTTTTGTTAGTTAATGTATTTTTCACAGGGAAAAGTGATGATCATATTTCTATGTACACTTTTCTTGATGCCTGTGACCAGTCATCACGTCTTTATCTCTTTGCGGCGGCAGGAGTCAAAGATTGACCTGCTGGACTCCaaagaagacgtgaagaagaagctgaagaaggCGTTCTGTGAGCCTGGTAACATCCAGAATAACGGCGTCCTCTCCTTTGTCAAACACGTCGTCTTCCCTCTACGTGGAGGTAAAAAACAACTCATCCTATAATCTGTTTTCTTAGCTTCTCTTTGTCCTGTATGAAGAATACAAAATGAGTTAATATGTGCGGTCCATGTGTCTTTTAGAGTTCCGTATCAAAAGAGACCCCAAGTGGGGTGGAGAGAAAGTCTACACAGCGtttgaggaggtggagaaggagtttGCTGAGGAGGTAAATCACAGTCTTACTGGACCATTGAAGAATACTGAAAAatgctttataaataatatcTCATCTAAAGTGAATGATTTTCTCTTCACGGTCTAATCGTCGATGATCTCTGGTCTTCTCAGCTGATTCATCCAGGAGACCTGAAGGCCTCTGTGGAAGTCTCGCTAAACCAACTGCTGGATCCAATCCGAAAGAAGTTTGAGTCGCCGGAGCTCCGCAAGCTTACAAACACTGCCTACCCCAACCCCTCAAAGACAAGTCAGTGCAAATTTCAACgcacacacagctgattgacTCGTTGGCAGATTTGCTGTGTGAGGAgacttattgttatttatgtggcTGTGTTTTCTATATTTAGAATCAGGAGGAAAAGGTGccaaagcaggaggaggagaggatgatgaGCTGGCTCCCTCCAGACTGGACATCAGAGTTGGCAAGATCATCAGTGTGGAGAGGGTAGAGCAAAGAGATTGTAACTTGATGACTGAGCAGATGATCAATATATAATCTCAGTTTGTGATTTGCTTATGCGTCATTATCACATTCCTCTCACGGGTTTCTCCTCCGTGCGGCTCAGCATCCAGACGCTGATTCGCTTTACCTGGAGAAGATCGACGTGGGTGAGGCAGAGCCGAGGACGGTGGTCAGCGGTCTGGTGGCCTACCTTTCACCGGAGGACCTGCAGGACAGattggtgctgctgctgtgcaacCTGAAACCCCAGAAGATGCGAGGCGTCGAGTCTCAGGCCATGCTGCTGTGTGCCGCCATGTGAgtgcttttcctttctttttttgcacAAAGAAAAATTCAGCTTGTACTTCAGCTTCATCTTCTATCCTCTTCACTCTCTCTGGTTGTCTGATTTCCAGTGAAGGGGAGCCAAGGAGGGTGGAGCCTCTCGACCCTCCATCGGGTTCATCTCCAGGTGAACGGGTCTTTGTGGAGGGATATGAGACGGGCAAAGCCGATGAAAGACTCAACCCGAAGAAGAAGGTGTGGGAGAGACTGCAGGTACGTTTTCAATATGATTTTACTTTTACATACTAGAGGAGCCAATTTTATGTCTCCACGCCGGCAACAGTCAGTCAAAGGCCAAGTGAATGTGACACATTAGGACTGCCAGTAGGGGATCTCATTACATCTGGCAGAACTCACTTGGACTCACTGATGaattgattagatttcagtggtcaaaggtcagagtggCCTATTGAATGTGATATCTTAAGACTGCTTTAGGGAGTTTCTTCAACTTCGgatcagttgtcacttggactcaaagaaaaaaaagggattatgtttcagttgtcaaagtGACCTTTATATGATCTGGAAAAAAAGTAAGTAGAAATATATACatagaaactgcactggttggcagaGGCATACAACTGCAGTGAGGTCATTCTAGTTAAATATTGATTAATATGTTCGTATTGAGTAACAATTTCCTTACATGGCATAATGTCATATTGATTTAATTCTTCTTGTCTTTCCCCAGGTTGACCTGAAGGTGTCAGACGGGTGTGTAGCTCAGTGGAAAGACAATCAGCTGATGACCAAACTCGGACAGATCACGTGTAAAACACTGAAAGGAGGCAACATCAGTTAAATTCACTCACATCACCCAAGCAGCATCTGCCGGCTACCTTATATCAACATTACCTTCATCACTAAATTGCCATGGCGACAACGGTCCAACCTCATCTGGATGTTTTCTTGGAGAAATGAGACATTGATGCTTTGACGAAATCTGTTACCATGCTTTGACTTAAGGATATTTAAGCGTCACTGAGTCACTCGTGATAAACAATTTTACTAATCAACCGCTGTTTCATTAGTTCCTCTTTATTTACTGGGTGTTGCTGGTTTTACAAATgcttttaatttacaaatacaaCACATGTTCTGCAAACTGGCGAAACTGGGCCTATTCAGATGCAAGGAATGATTTACTTGAATGTTGAAGCATCAGATTCTCATCCCTGGAAGTAGATGATAAGGAATCTCAGGTGTTTTAAAAAGGGACTTCAGTGCTTTTCGGTGTAAAATTGAAGTGTTATTAATTTGCCTCCAGGGTCAATATCAGGGCAGTGGAAAGCAATTTACCGAACCATATAAGGTTTTGTGGGTTTCTGACATCAAACATTGGGGGGGGACTATTTGCCAAGTGCTATAGGTCGGGTGCAATTGGTGCAGTGTTGTACGTTAAATCAAACTCTGGACATTAACTGTAAAACTCCAATAATACAACATGTcatatatgaaataaatgtgGAATGCAGTGGTCTGCAGGATTTAAGGATTTATTTTCAGGTCTGTGTTGGATCAGAGAAATGTGTGAGAAGAACAGTAACCATATGTTTGTATAGATGCTTAATGgaaaaaaagcagaagacaTACAATACActtagatttttatttatagaaGTATTAACTGTACATAATTCTTTATAATCATCAAAatgttgatttttatttttggccCATTAAGAAGAGTCAGGATAATCCACACAATGATGATTTTGCTGGGGGAAAGCATTTTGTGCAAATAGTAACGAGTTCCACTTTTCCATAAAAAAGGCCTGGGCCAAAGATTTCGATAGAgaacatttaataaacaaaaaaactgacctaACACTTGGCCTACTCCAGTGTATCAAATCATCTGGGGCCATTCATCGAATCCATAGCCCTATAAGTGTTTAATCAGATGACATAAATtcttaaatatttcatatttggtAGGAAAAGGTGTCAGACAGTGCTACAAGTGGAAACAaccacacataaataaatagtttGCTTGTGTTACTGCTTCCAAAAAAATGTCAGAATGAGGCGTATTCACCCTCACTATATCTAAAGAAAGAGATTGTGTAGAAGCCTAAGTCTGTGTTAAGTCTTCATGGTTTATAATCTGTAGCTTTACAAAAATGTTGCCGTCCTAACTGAGTAAACGTCTCCCTCGTTCTTATGAGTATGCAGCAATCCCTTTTTTTTGCAGATCCTATTTCAGATCTGTCTACACAGTGAAAGCCAGGAGAAAAACTGAATATCATAATTTGCCTGTTCTCAGATCTTTAAGCAAAGAAGGTGATAAATGCTGATTAGTCTCATAGTGGATCTCATTGTCAGCTTTAATCACCATGAAAATCTGTACTATATTACAAAAGGGAAACACTAAAGACACTAAACTTGAGTACAGAAATGCTTTCTGGTTCAAACTCTTGAGCTGCAGTGACCACTACCTAATCCAACCTCTAGGAGGTGATCTCACACAAGCCAAATATTTACAGCTCAGCCATTGTACACCATTTCATCCTGAGGGGCCTTAATAAGAGATAAACTATAGTGTAgaaaaatactccagaataaaGCTGGCATAGAAATTGGGAGCAACTTATTTTTTTGCATAAATATAGGAAGGCCATTTTATAGGCTAAGGCTTTTGGAGAATACTTAACACATGACAACACTCGGACGAGAGTAAAGCTTAACTTCTTTCAGTACTGTCAGTCAGTCGTCGATGTGAGTTGTCCTTTCACTTTCTTGAAGGTTTTTTCTTGTTCCTCTGGCACGAGTCTGGTCCTCGCTTCATCACCACAGAGATCTTTTTTCAAAACAGTGTCTCAATTGTGTCTGCCGTCACTCTTGTAGCTGCAGGGAAAAGACAGGAGCGTTAAGACATTGCTGCACAGCCATGACACAGTGACACTTGCACACATCGTGAATATTCTGAGCTGATCTAATGCATGAGCTTCAGGCTGATTGAAGCAAGGGGTGGATGGACCTGTGTTTCCATTTTTCTCTTGTTGGTATGGATGGCAAAATATGGCCTTGAAGGCGATGCCAAAGTGCTAAGCTGTCTCTTGGTAATACTAGACATTGCATTCCGCATCAGTTATTGATCTAAGCTAGCACatactcagcagcagcacactcaAACCTGATAAGGGCAGTGGTCATCCTTAAGCACttaaaggtagggttggtaaGTCATTTCTGCCAAAACAAAGCTCTTGTAGGAATGTAAGATTACAATTATTGGTTGGCAAACCTGTCTGTTACTTTCATAATCACAGACTAGGACTGATGGAGAGACGATAGTCAGAAGTAGGAATACGAGTTGCAGAAAAGTCGGCTTCCAGCAGCTGTAAAGCAGTGcaccttcatgtgtttttaGGGGGCGTGGCTTTGATGAGAGAGCCAAGGGAGGGGATGGGATGTATtggttgtatttaaaaaaatgtagctGTGGAGGTAGCTGGGAGAGCAACTTCACCTGCACTGGAGGATCAAACTGTGCAGGGGAGAGCTGTTTGATCCTCAGGTTTAAAAGGCAGCAGCTGCCTCAAAGACACtcagaacacagacacaagagTGATGGACACAGACACTGAGCAGAGCCAAGAATCTAGCAGCTAGTGCTGGTACATTAAGTTTAGGgttttgtgttgatttaatAAAGTATGCTGAAAAGCACCATGcttgtctctggctgtgtgtggggAGCCCCGTGGCTTCGACGTTTGCCACAGTAGCCTGCTCTTTCAAGTTTTTCCAGTACTTTCAACCCTGGCTTTAAGAAAAGATACATCAGAGTGACAAGTAATGTTATAATTCTTACTTGTTGTCTCAGGGGGCGTTATCCCGCTCGTCTGTTGTGCTCCTCCGATTGCTCCACTTCCTTCGACACTGTACTCTATCCTGCCTGAACAGGTGGGATAGTGCTGTGAAGGACTGATGCTGCCATGCGCTGGCTTCTTTGCGACCGGTGGGGGGACTTTGTCACACTTCACCCCACCATTGGAGAAAGTGGCAGCTCTTGATTGGTCAGACATCTGCATGAGCTCGGCCGCTAAGCTTTGCTTCAGACTTGCCTGTGCTTCAGACGAGGTGGCAGCTGTAGTCTCAATGACAACCTTTTTGGTGCTCCTGGAGAAGATGAAGCTGGCTGTAGAGGCTGGGGACATGTTTATGTCGTTTCCTTCAGGTGACTTGACAGACACAGCTCCTGGTTTACTCACACAGCTGTATGTAGGTGATCTCACACCCAGTCTGGATGGAAGACAATCCCTTGACGACATTGCTGCGGTTTTCATTCGTATGGCTTCCTGTAAGCGCATGGAAGGGCtgtttaatgtcacagagggAGTTTTTACTGTATGAATTGGAGATTTTAGAGACAGAGACTTGCGAATGGGCTTTTGTGGAATATTTTGATGTCCTGGGATTGAGACTTGGCAACTCTCCTGAACTGGAGCTCCCTGGTTTGTCAGTTTGTCCTCAGAGGAAGTGTTTACCTGATCTTCAGTCATGTCGACTGTTCTGAGGCGAACCATCTGAAGCAGGGAGGGGGTGACCAGTGGTATATTTGCATCCTCTTTAGGAATGGGTGCACTTTTGTGGCGGGAAAGTAACTCCTTGCTCCTGGTGTCCCGGTTTGCTGCACTGGGCTGCCTCCTGAAATTAACTCCATGGGTTTTATTTTCTGCTGGTAGAGGAGGTGCTACTGGGACTATAATGGGAGTTTGGACACTGACGGGTGGCCCACAGGAAGACTGATCTTCAATTTTAAGAGAGTCTCGCCTCAGAAAAGTGCTGGAGGGAACTAAAGCCGAGACTGATACAGTGTTCTCTGCTCTTGTAATTGGTGGTAAAGGAGGTGCCTCCACTGGGGCATGTGGGGCACTATCTGAAACAGATGAAATGTCCTGCACTGGTTTGCAAGAAATCTCTTGAACACTGTTAGATTCTGAAAGTTGCACAACAACCTCTGGTTTGCTTTCTTCTACTGCTGATTGTGCAACAGCAACAGGCAAATCTGAACTTTCTCCCTGTACTGATGTCCCATCTTGGCTTGAATCTTTGTTTGTCTCTCCAACTTCCTCAGCAGCCATGGTCGACTCATTAAGGATGTCCAGCTTTTTGACACAACTGTCCATCACATCTTGCACATCTGTTACAAATGGTGGCGGCGGAGGAGGAAAATCTacctcatctcctccttcaaagaCTGAGTCCCCTTccaaaggaggtggaggaggcggcCAGCAAGACTCAACAGCTTGGATCTCCTCCTGTACCCTCTGGAATTCGCCTGGTGGCATAGACACTGATGAGGGTGGGGTTTTTCTTGAGGGAGGCGGTTTGGGGTGGTATGGTGGGGGAGGGGTATGTGGTGGTGAGACCGTATTAACTTTGGGGTCTTCTGCAGAAAGTGTCTGCAGGGATGGGACctcatttctgtctgtctcattATCACTCTTCTCAACTATATCCGTTATCCCATTCTGTGAGGAGGTGGCAAGTTTCTCATCAGCCAAATCAACTTCTATCGGGGTACTACTCATTTCCCCTTGTTGCCTCTCTACCTGCTCTGTTGACAGCAGTTCCTCTCTTTGCAATATTGTCGAGGGTTTCTTCATCACAGGAGGGGGATCTTTCTTCGGAGTTGTCTCCTGATTCTTGGCGCTCTTCACTACGGTGCTACTACTCTGCTCTTGTCTCTGAACATCTGCACTTGATTCTACTCTGTCTTTTTCAGCACCTGGACATTCCCCCTTCTCTTGCTCCTTGTGGACATCTTCGGGATCTGTTGCTAACAATGTCTCAGGCTTTGCATCACTTTCTGATAGTTCCAAGACAGGTGGGACTATAGCTGTCTGTTTTTCAACTAAAACTTGGATCTCCTTTCTGGGTTTATTCTGGGTTCCTACCTGTTTAACTGTGCTGTCCAGTATCGTTGGGGGTTTGTGGGTGTCTTTGCTTACACTGGAGTTGGACCCACACAGGAGCTCAACGGTCCGTCTGTTGTGTACCCAtgtctctggaggaggagggcatGGTGCTTTGACTTTGGGAGGTGGTGGGATGTTCAACAACTCACTGAATTCTACTCTCAAATTTGATGAATTGTTATTTGGTGCGAGGTCATTTGTGGGTGAAGTTCCCTTTGGAGGAATATTTTGGCTACTTGTGGATACATCGGGATGTACTGGCTCAGATGTACCGGATGATAGAGatgtgagagaggaggaaggcgaAGCTGCTGAGGATGAAGCCCTGGACATTGATCTCTCGGGTTTAATGggtttcttctgtttctcagGGGAGGTTGGAGAGATACCTTTAGGGGAAAGCGTTGGAGTTCCACTCTGGCTGGAGTACCCACTGGAAGGGGACATGGTCCGTTCAAATTTCCCGATTTCTGTGGGAGCTTTCTGTGGGGAGGAGCTCCTGGATTCTGACTGTGGCTCTGGTGGCCCTTCAATCTCTTTAGAAGAGATCTGTGTGGGGCTCAGAGAACTTGAAGAAACATCTAGAGAGCTGGACCCAGTAGAGTTCGATAGAACAGTGGTGATCTTACTGGCACGAGAGACCAATTTCATCTCATCATTTGCTACATTGTTTTCTGTAGCAGTTTCCACCTCTCCGGACAATGAGTCATTAAGATCTTTACTTTCCACAAGAAACCTGGAGCTGCTCTTGATCTTGTTACTATGGAGAGAGTTTGTTCTCTGTGGAGGTGCTGGGGGTTGCTTGGTTTTCATAACTGAAAGATTACGAATGAAATTACGCTTGTTCTTTGCATCCTCCCCAGCAGTAACTGAGCCTGATACACCAGACTCTGATCCTTGAACTGTAACAAGACTTTCACTTTTACTATTGATGCTGATAATCCCGCTAAGTGAGCTACACAGACTGACATGGTCTTGATCTCCACCAGAGTGCTGTTGGTGGCTTTCCTGTCCATTATGACACACTCTATGGTAGTTATCACTGTGCGTGCTCCCCTTTGAGGATATAGGGGAGGAGTTGGAAATCATGGTCTTTGAAGACTGTGACATGCTCCAGTTTGACCCTGAAGTCAACATGGTCATCTGTG
It encodes:
- the kiaa1522 gene encoding uncharacterized protein KIAA1522 homolog isoform X2 — protein: MGNSIQKKKKKKKAETEINFSAPPTPNPVQGKAKDSWRFGRQEKLKTAGPKGNEEQKRLAVHYKTSQHHQENVFIEGCRPQYLEDLHTEAQEGLKILQQEEHKNGGNFADNESISSADTLRPEQDISSKDGGGSSESRATTGNTDTTVTSSVSTRPMLTRQGSTFKPLNPVKRLDKSRKRSRRTTIMGIPNQVQKELALHRSSTFQPLVSVQLTNHDGQVTDSQSGVVIIPTVDGSNLAANKEGARVHLSELEASRDELLFRKHLQAMYQDEHSLNHQGSHLYPTSALRPKSLAVPHMTHSSSFCPSTMFSLLQEPQGPVMSISPQATYLSTIIPNAVLPASVDVIEIDRSISRARCSSVLHGGSICTVSRSSLASRESSVSPLLSRRSDGDGFQTDHSLNDSTQMTMLTSGSNWSMSQSSKTMISNSSPISSKGSTHSDNYHRVCHNGQESHQQHSGGDQDHVSLCSSLSGIISINSKSESLVTVQGSESGVSGSVTAGEDAKNKRNFIRNLSVMKTKQPPAPPQRTNSLHSNKIKSSSRFLVESKDLNDSLSGEVETATENNVANDEMKLVSRASKITTVLSNSTGSSSLDVSSSSLSPTQISSKEIEGPPEPQSESRSSSPQKAPTEIGKFERTMSPSSGYSSQSGTPTLSPKGISPTSPEKQKKPIKPERSMSRASSSAASPSSSLTSLSSGTSEPVHPDVSTSSQNIPPKGTSPTNDLAPNNNSSNLRVEFSELLNIPPPPKVKAPCPPPPETWVHNRRTVELLCGSNSSVSKDTHKPPTILDSTVKQVGTQNKPRKEIQVLVEKQTAIVPPVLELSESDAKPETLLATDPEDVHKEQEKGECPGAEKDRVESSADVQRQEQSSSTVVKSAKNQETTPKKDPPPVMKKPSTILQREELLSTEQVERQQGEMSSTPIEVDLADEKLATSSQNGITDIVEKSDNETDRNEVPSLQTLSAEDPKVNTVSPPHTPPPPYHPKPPPSRKTPPSSVSMPPGEFQRVQEEIQAVESCWPPPPPPLEGDSVFEGGDEVDFPPPPPPFVTDVQDVMDSCVKKLDILNESTMAAEEVGETNKDSSQDGTSVQGESSDLPVAVAQSAVEESKPEVVVQLSESNSVQEISCKPVQDISSVSDSAPHAPVEAPPLPPITRAENTVSVSALVPSSTFLRRDSLKIEDQSSCGPPVSVQTPIIVPVAPPLPAENKTHGVNFRRQPSAANRDTRSKELLSRHKSAPIPKEDANIPLVTPSLLQMVRLRTVDMTEDQVNTSSEDKLTNQGAPVQESCQVSIPGHQNIPQKPIRKSLSLKSPIHTVKTPSVTLNSPSMRLQEAIRMKTAAMSSRDCLPSRLGVRSPTYSCVSKPGAVSVKSPEGNDINMSPASTASFIFSRSTKKVVIETTAATSSEAQASLKQSLAAELMQMSDQSRAATFSNGGVKCDKVPPPVAKKPAHGSISPSQHYPTCSGRIEYSVEGSGAIGGAQQTSGITPPETTTTRVTADTIETLF